One Acropora palmata chromosome 2, jaAcrPala1.3, whole genome shotgun sequence genomic window carries:
- the LOC141874998 gene encoding vesicular glutamate transporter 2.1-like: MADSSEPKPNPAEANNEKSEELETKKTSFPKRYIVAIMIFLGICVQYALRVNLSVAIGAMCNNHTIEQNGFTIHKKAEFDWSSKLQGTILGAFYYGYTAMQIPGGWLGQRFGGTRVFGICLGIASVLTMLTPLAARTSVAALITLRVIEGLALGALFPCNHAIWSKWAPPTERTRLFTITVAGCPVGTILSMPLSGVMSKYGFDGGWASVFYCFGAIGLLWFFVWQLAIHGSPSDHPTITTEERDYIEESIAQLPPAKKGQVPWKSILLSGPVWAIITANFTADWGMYTILICLPKYFIEVLHFDLAKTGFLAALPYVVKTFVGPSGGVLVDWLIKNHMSVKNTRRCIFTVGCTTASIFILITGYASTPAMAVAFLTIGVGITGLNASGYAVNILDIAPQYAGVIMGVTNVFGSAPGFISPQIVGILTPNKTAGEWRIVFWITAVVYVIGIVIFGLLVSGELQPWAESNKDDDKGDKEDKNDGGDEEKAAETLDEEKKDKEKPEEGQEEEKKDDSVEEKPSE, translated from the exons ATGGCAGACAGCTCGGAACCTAAGCCCAATCCAGCAGAAGCGAACAATGAAAAGAGTGAAGAACTCGAAACcaagaaaacaagttttccAAAAAGATATATTGTGGCCATTATGATTTTCCTGGGAATCTGCGTGCAGTACGCCCTACGCGTTAATCTTAGTGTGGCCATAGGAGCAATGTGCAATAACCATACTATTGAACAGAATGGATTTACAATTCACAAG aaagcTGAATTCGACTGGAGCTCAAAACTACAAG GTACTATTCTTGGCGCGTTTTATTATGGCTACACGGCCATGCAGATCCCGGGTGGTTGGCTGGGTCAACGGTTTGGTGGAACAAGAGTGTTCGGGATCTGCCTCGGGATCGCTTCTGTCCTAACCATGTTGACGCCACTAGCAGCACGTACCAGTGTTGCAGCTCTGATTACTCTCCGGGTGATAGAGGGGCTGGCTTTG GGAGCTCTTTTCCCATGCAACCACGCTATATGGAGCAAATGGGCACCACCCACCGAGAGAACTCGGCTCTTTACAATCACTGTTGCAG GGTGTCCTGTGGGTACTATACTTTCTATGCCTCTTAGTGGGGTCATGTCCAAATATGGATTCGATGGTGGATGGGCTTCAGTATTTTACTGTTTTG GTGCGATTGGCTTGCTGTGGTTCTTTGTATGGCAGCTAGCTATACATGGGTCCCCATCAGATCACCCGACCATCACCACAGAGGAAAGGGATTATATAGAGGAAAGCATAGCACAACTTCCGCCAGCTAAG AAAGGACAAGTTCCATGGAAATCCATTTTACTGTCGGGTCCCGTGTGGGCCATCATCACAGCTAACTTTACCGCAGACTGGGGCATGTATACCATACTGATCTGTCTCCCTAAGTATTTTATCGAAGTTTTGCACTTCGACCTTGCAAAG ACGGGGTTTCTTGCTGCCTTGCCGTATGTTGTCAAAACCTTTGTTGGGCCAAGTGGAGGAGTACTTGTTGATTGGCTCATTAAAAACCACATGAGCGTTAAGAACACCCGAAGATGCATCTTCACTGTTG GTTGTACGACAGCATCAATATTTATCTTGATCACTGGATATGCTTCCACGCCAGCCATGGCTGTAGCCTTCCTGACAATTGGTGTCGGTATAACAGGTCTGAACGCCTCTGGTTATGCCGTTAACATCCTGGATATTGCGCCTCAATACGCAGGCGTCATAATGGGTGTTACAAACGTGTTTGGTTCGGCACCAGGCTTCATCAGTCCGCAAATTGTCGGGATTTTGACTCCTAATAAG ACCGCCGGCGAGTGGCGCATTGTATTCTGGATTACCGCTGTTGTGTACGTCATCGGTATTGTCATCTTTGGTTTGCTGGTGTCAGGTGAACTGCAGCCGTGGGCAGAATCCAATAAGGATGATGACAAAGGCGACAAAGAGGACAAAAACGACGGAGGAGATGAGGAAAAGGCGGCTGAAACGCTAGATGAAGAGAAAAAGGATAAAGAGAAGCCAGAGGAAGGccaagaagaagagaaaaaggaCGACTCTGTCGAAGAAAAACCCTCTGAATAA
- the LOC141874996 gene encoding vesicular glutamate transporter 2-like, with amino-acid sequence MAKSAGDLESGLTRFLNTLYACFRFMSRFLILCQFCECPTNKRKTRKRESEDQFEDGMSTGFDTETGVTRRAFTFPKRYILVIMTFLGFMNMYALRVNLNVAIGAMVNNHTIQAKGYTITREAEFHWDSKLQGIVLGSFYYGYAFLQLPSGCLALRLGGTRIFGYAIFLASMLTLLTPVATRYSVYGMIAVRAGEGLMLGAVFPCNHAIWSKWAPPLERTTLVTLAISGCHVGTIITMPLSGLLTKYGFDGGWASVFYCFGAAGILWFAAWQLVVHESPTVHPTISDEEKRYIEESFDQGNEDVPIPWKSILTSVPVWGIMFGNLASDWGLYTILICLPMFLLDILHFDIQTMGFLAATPFLVKSLSGPFGGITADLLRRKGLSTRSVRRLYFAVGAMGAGTFILAAGYAKSATIAVTCMCIGVASSGLMHSGYNVNMLDIAPRYACVIMGITNTVGTITGFLSPMMVGFITVNKKVEEWRTVFWVTFVIYFVGMLLFCTLMSADLQPWATGEAKPKQEENEDVGMEEQS; translated from the exons ATGGCAAAGTCGGCGGGAGACCTGGAGTCGGGCCTGACCCGTTTCTTGAACACTCTCTACGCGTGTTTTCGCTTCATGTCGAGATTTTTAATCCTATGTCAATTTTGTGAATGTCCCACCAATAagaggaaaacaagaaaacgagAGAGCGAAGATCAATTCGAGGATGGAATGAGCACAGGCTTTGACACAGAAACTGGCGTCACTCGAAGAGCATTTACTTTTCCTAAGCGTTATATTTTGGTCATCATGACTTTTTTAGGCTTTATGAACATGTATGCTCTGCGAGTGAATTTGAATGTCGCTATTGGCGCTATGGTAAATAATCACACAATCCAAGCAAAAGGATACACTATCACAAGG GAAGCTGAGTTTCACTGGGATTCAAAACTCCAAG GCATCGTGTTGGGATCGTTCTACTACGGCTATGCCTTCCTACAGCTGCCAAGTGGCTGCCTTGCACTCAGGCTGGGTGGAACTAGGATATTCGGTTATGCTATTTTCTTGGCTTCAATGTTGACCCTGCTTACTCCGGTGGCAACTAGATACAGCGTCTATGGAATGATAGCTGTGCGAGCAGGGGAAGGATTAATGCTG GGAGCTGTTTTTCCATGCAATCACGCTATTTGGAGCAAATGGGCTCCACCGCTGGAGCGAACCACACTTGTTACTTTGGCTATTTCAG GTTGTCACGTTGGCACTATCATCACAATGCCATTATCTGGGCTTCTGACAAAGTATGGATTTGATGGAGGCTGGGCATCAGTATTCTATTGCTTTG GTGCTGCTGGGATATTGTGGTTTGCTGCCTGGCAACTCGTCGTCCACGAGTCTCCCACAGTGCATCCCACCATATCAGACGAAGAGAAACGCTATATCGAGGAAAGCTTTGACCAAGGAAAC GAAGATGTACCCATACCATGGAAATCGATTCTAACTTCAGTTCCAGTTTGGGGAATCATGTTTGGTAACCTGGCCTCTGACTGGGGACTGTACACGATTCTTATTTGTTTACCAATGTTTCTTCTTGACATTTTGCACTTTGATATACAGACG ATGGGCTTTCTAGCGGCTACGCCCTTCTTGGTGAAGTCTCTTTCAGGCCCCTTCGGTGGAATCACGGCTGATCTGTTACGTAGGAAAGGACTTAGTACCAGGTCTGTCAGAAGACTGTACTTTGCTGTCG GTGCAATGGGAGCCGGCACATTTATACTTGCAGCAGGCTACGCCAAATCAGCCACGATAGCAGTGACGTGTATGTGCATTGGAGTGGCTTCCTCGGGGCTGATGCACTCTGGGTACAATGTTAATATGTTGGATATTGCTCCACGGTACGCATGCGTGATTATGGGTATAACGAACACGGTGGGCACAATAACTGGTTTTCTGAGTCCGATGATGGTTGGATTTATTACTGTTAACAAG AAAGTTGAGGAGTGGCGTACAGTTTTCTGGGTAACCTTCGTTATTTACTTCGTTGGAATGCTGTTATTTTGTACGTTGATGTCCGCTGACTTACAGCCGTGGGCGACCGGAGAGGCGAAACCAAAACAGGAAGAAAATGAAGACGTAGGCATGGAAGAACAAAGCTGA
- the LOC141875005 gene encoding uncharacterized protein LOC141875005 isoform X2: MTTMWITRNILVVIFLCHEGKPDDYNKQAAEDLVDWGQWGACTGSCGLGHRSRTGCHKFNKQGAKGKCLPSSTEETGACSLPVLCSSSSKDFPGQLTSSTKSLSLTSSVKSSSVGVLPFALPVTLQPSTPQLIKTISMTTANGQRKPAPIATSSTSMMTSSLKGTFREKMQTQTVSPATNTSPKPAFVSDTQSSTAKLHKETQNVSECVDKQGVPRRSQAHFSVEKDKILLSHTIDEMWASNEVKCAMLCLRNPHCKSFNFQSTMGDTRQENDSILGQDPKNCLLNAAMRLTFTEDLVVRHGWTYFYRTT, encoded by the exons ATGACAACAATGTGGATTACAAGGAACATCCtagttgtcatttttctttgccatGAAGGCAAACCAGACGACTACAACAAGCAAGCTGCAGAAGACCTGG ttgattGGGGGCAATGGGGAGCATGCACAGGATCGTGTGGTTTGGGACACAGGTCACGCACAGGGTGTCATAAATTCAATAAGCAAGGCGCAAAGGGAAAATGTCTACCGTCAAGTACGGAAGAAACCGGTGCCTGCAGCTTGCCAGTCCTTTGCAGTTCAAGCTCAAAAGACTTTCCAG GCCAACTGACATCATCAACAAAAAGCTTATCTCTGACATCATCAGTAAAAAGCTCATCTGTGGGGGTTTTGCCATTTGCTCTACCGGTTACACTGCAACCTTCGACACCACAACTAATTAAGACGATCTCGATGACGACAGCAAACGGTCAAAGAAAACCGGCACCAATAGCAACGTCATCGACGTCGATGATGACATCATCATTGAAAGGAACATTTCGCGAAAAGATGCAAACACAAACCGTTTCGCCAGCAACAAATACGTCACCAAAGCCAGCATTTGTGTCGGACACTCAGAGTTCCACAGCCAAACTtcacaaagaaacacaaaatgtCAGTGAATGTGTGGACAAGCAAG GAGTTCCAAGACGAAGTCAAGCACATTTCTCAGTGGAAAAAGATAAGATTCTGCTTAGTCACACCATAGATGAAATGTGGGCTTCAAATGAAGTCAAATGTGCAATGCTGTGTTTGCGGAATCCACACTGCAAatcatttaattttcaaaGTACGATGGGCGACACCCGCCAGGAAAATGACAGCATCTTAGGACAGGATCCCAAAAACTGCCTCTTAAACGCAGCCATGCGCTTGACGTTTACCGAGGACTTGGTCGTGAGGCATGGGTGGACCTATTTTTATCGCACTACTTGA
- the LOC141875005 gene encoding uncharacterized protein LOC141875005 isoform X1, with translation MTAKYAYTSRRPTLVRALALVLFLLTLTLAGKKGQICDTKKNLSLIDWGQWGACTGSCGLGHRSRTGCHKFNKQGAKGKCLPSSTEETGACSLPVLCSSSSKDFPGQLTSSTKSLSLTSSVKSSSVGVLPFALPVTLQPSTPQLIKTISMTTANGQRKPAPIATSSTSMMTSSLKGTFREKMQTQTVSPATNTSPKPAFVSDTQSSTAKLHKETQNVSECVDKQGVPRRSQAHFSVEKDKILLSHTIDEMWASNEVKCAMLCLRNPHCKSFNFQSTMGDTRQENDSILGQDPKNCLLNAAMRLTFTEDLVVRHGWTYFYRTT, from the exons ATGACGGCGAAGTACGCCTACACGAGTAGACGTCCTACGCTTGTTCGCGCACTTGCTCTTGTCTTGTTTCTGTTAACGCTTACTCTGGCGGGGAAGAAAGGGCAAATATGCGATACAAAGAAAAACCTATCACTAA ttgattGGGGGCAATGGGGAGCATGCACAGGATCGTGTGGTTTGGGACACAGGTCACGCACAGGGTGTCATAAATTCAATAAGCAAGGCGCAAAGGGAAAATGTCTACCGTCAAGTACGGAAGAAACCGGTGCCTGCAGCTTGCCAGTCCTTTGCAGTTCAAGCTCAAAAGACTTTCCAG GCCAACTGACATCATCAACAAAAAGCTTATCTCTGACATCATCAGTAAAAAGCTCATCTGTGGGGGTTTTGCCATTTGCTCTACCGGTTACACTGCAACCTTCGACACCACAACTAATTAAGACGATCTCGATGACGACAGCAAACGGTCAAAGAAAACCGGCACCAATAGCAACGTCATCGACGTCGATGATGACATCATCATTGAAAGGAACATTTCGCGAAAAGATGCAAACACAAACCGTTTCGCCAGCAACAAATACGTCACCAAAGCCAGCATTTGTGTCGGACACTCAGAGTTCCACAGCCAAACTtcacaaagaaacacaaaatgtCAGTGAATGTGTGGACAAGCAAG GAGTTCCAAGACGAAGTCAAGCACATTTCTCAGTGGAAAAAGATAAGATTCTGCTTAGTCACACCATAGATGAAATGTGGGCTTCAAATGAAGTCAAATGTGCAATGCTGTGTTTGCGGAATCCACACTGCAAatcatttaattttcaaaGTACGATGGGCGACACCCGCCAGGAAAATGACAGCATCTTAGGACAGGATCCCAAAAACTGCCTCTTAAACGCAGCCATGCGCTTGACGTTTACCGAGGACTTGGTCGTGAGGCATGGGTGGACCTATTTTTATCGCACTACTTGA